GAGTGTATTTGACCAACAGTGTTATTACAAATGGAATTATGAAATGAAACAGAAGGTACTGGACTGGAGCTAGAGCTTGAGAAGGATCTTGAGTCAAGATGATAAAGTCCATTGGATTCTTTACCAATCCCCATTAATCTCCCAGTCTTGAGGTCCTGAAATAGGCAAAAATGGGGATAAAGCGTAACAAAACAATTGTGATCTTTGGTAAATTTTGATATTGAAAGTAGGTTGAAGTTGAAATCTGGCATGTGCAACACATGGTCTAGGGTGATGGAATCAGTGAACAAAATAGACCCTATCCTATTGACACGAGCCTTGGTACCATTGGGCAGTCTTACAGACCTAGGAGAAGTTGCTACAGATTTAGAGTTTAGCAGCATATTCGAATTTCCAACCATATGTTCATTAGCACCACTGTCAACAATCCAATGTGATGAAAAGTTTGTGGTAGCAGAGATACCTGCCATGTTCACAACCGGTTCTGCTACTGAAGGAGCCGAATGAGTCCCCAGCATTTTCAAGATCTCGGCATACTGAGCAGGAGTGAAGACTGAAGTAGCTGCAGCATTGAAATTTTCTGTGTTTGGCAGAGTGGGGGGCTCAACTTGTGTTATATCAGTCAAATTAGCATATGGCTTCTGATTTCTGGAATTATCCTTATATGCTCTGGCAGTTTGTCCTCCTTTTTTATTGTTACTGACTTTGTACAACTTGTGGCCCGGAGGATATCCAACAAGTTTGTAACAAAAGTCCTTGGTATGACCATTGCAGTGACAATAATCACAAGTGAAGATATCCTTCCTTTGGTTGCCAAACTTGCCTTGTGCAGAGAAGAAGGCTGTCGAGGGTTCCTCCACAACAGAGAGTGATCTATGTGACTCCTCTTGAGAGATGATGGAAAAGGCTTGATTGACCAACCGAGGGCAAAGGACTCATCATTAAAACTTGACTTCGAATTTGTGCATAACTGTCATTGAGCCCCATCAAAAATTGCAGAAGTTTTTGTTGCTGATCATGAGCAATATATTGCCTTGCTGTATCACATTCACACGAGGGCAGGATAACTAATGAGGAGTACTCATCCCATAACTGTTTCATCTTACAATAGTAATTGGACACAGTGGTATTAGCTTGCGTCAGTCTCCCAATTTCACGGTGGAGAGCAAAGATTCTTGAACCATTGACCTTATCAAATTGATCTTTGAGATCAGACCAAACAACGGAAGCATCCAAGGCATAGACAATTCCCCCAAATATTTCCTTCGAAACTGAGTTCATAATCCACGACAACACCAAAGCATTGCATCTATCCTACTGATGGAAGGTTGGGTGATCAAGGAGAGGCCTCTTACACGTTCCATCAATAAAACCAGTTTTATTTTTTGCACGTAAGGCAATGAGCATTGCTCGACTCCACACCCCGTAATTGTCAATGCCACACAAATGATCAGTAACGAGACACATACCAGGAGTATCGGATGGATGAATGTAGAGTGGATCATTGAATCCAATATTAGATGCCATTTCAGAAAATCTCGATCGAAGCTTTCAGCAAAACAATTGGAGTTGTTTATGCACAGATCCTCACACCTGGACTGATGCGAAgcaaaaaattgtaaaattggAGGATGATcgtatgctctgataccatgttaaagcATGAAACTTATGCGGAAGAGAGGGAAAAACTCCATTGCTGAACTCCAGAAGGAAGAAAATTGTATATCGTAAAAAGAGGGAAAATGATTAACCAACTAAAAATATCAGTTTTACAAGTATTTATACTATTTTCAAAGAAGCAAAAACGTATTTGTCTAAAACGTGTTTACACATTTCCTTTTAACTCTCAACAATGTGTCTGCCTCTTGTTTCTATACATGGATAATAGAATTTGATTTGGATTAAAAACAATCCCCATTTTTGGGACAGATAAACTCGAGGGATTCCAAATTTATTGGGTCATATTGGTTTTAGTTTTTTAGATTTGATGTTTATTCCTAAATATCAACTCGGGACTGatatttttctttcttccttttctttttaaagaaacTTAACCTTTTCAAAGTAAATAAAATATGCAAATATATGACTATTTTTCCCACCACCCAAATGGACAGAGTGGCGTAAAGTCTCCCCATTCCCCACTTATATTTATACAAGGGTTGTTGTTGCTTCAACGTGTATGGTTTTAGCAAGGAAAAACATTGATGATATATAAATTAAGATATTTGCTTGTATTTTAGCTGTTGGTGACAATTTAAGTACATATATTTTGTCAAACTTGAAGATTTTGCCAGAAATTAAATGTTACGCACATTGCATGCCTTCGAAATTATTGTGTTAGtgatgtatattattatatgttATCATTAGCCAGCTAATTCCTTTGCGATTTACAAATTACAATGCCAACTTTAATTAGTCGTGGACAATATGCAGCATCATTAATGGAAAACGGAAAATATATCAATTTTGgcaaaaaaaattgtgtgagacggtctcacgggttatatttgtgagacggatctcttatttggatcacccatgaaaaagtattactttttatgctaagagtattattttttattgtgaatatgagtatggttgacccatctcacagattatgatccgtgatacggtctcacataagatttACTCATCAATTTTTTGGTTATATTTTTTAAGCATTCAACATATATTTTCTACCTTAAATATCGGTCATGCATAACCGATTAATATTGTACAAAACCTTTAATTTAGATTGTGCCGTGCCCCGTCAAGTCAATTTTTAAACTATCTGTTATTATTCCGACaaccaaaatataattttcaaaagaaaacaaaaaactaAAGGCAAACCTTCAAAAATATAAGCCTCAATTAACCTTCGGACGTTACTTGGAAGCTTAGGATGTCAAAGGATGATGATAATTTAGGCGTTATATTCGCAATATTTTGTAGCGCGATAATATTAAATATTGGATACATGATTCGATTTACGTGGATAAAAATTATGgctttaattttataaaatttggaaGAGTTTGAAATTGTAAATTTCATAAGCCTTGGGACGTTAATCATATTCTGTCGTGTCGGGTTTTGACTCTTCCGAATTGGATTCTTGCAGACAATAAATCGTATCCGGTTCCCTATTCGAAATTAAAGttgtccaatttttttttttttgtatttatatgtttattcaataaaaaatatgattttaaccTTTAAAATCTTTGAATTTTAGAACTTTAATAACATGCTCAtgcaaatatttaaaagaacaTGGATATAAAAATAAGACTGGGTCAACGCGATCCCAGTTTCCAATAGCCTTTTAACTGGAGGACACAAATATTCCAATATATGAATTCCACGAAtctggattttttttaaaaaaatgttaatcTAAATATTTCATATCTGAATGGGTCGTTTAAATActagtttttaaaattattattagttttgaataaaaaatatgtctgacagtctcacgaatctttatctgtgagacgagtcaatcttaGCGATATTCAAAAATACTCttggataaaaaaataatattttttcatgaatgacccaaataagatatatgtctcacacaatacgactcgtgagaccgtttcacacaagtttttatcttgAATAAAAGCGGAAGAACTAAAAAGATTCACTTTCTTTGTTTTCCATTTTGAAAATCAACTCTCTTCCCTACCGTaaaaccaaacattaaatatatatatatatatatatatatatatatatatatatattaatttttatatctcTTAACTTGATCCTTAGTTTGAAACCAATATTTAGTAAATATAATGAGATATGAAATCAGTTATAAGGAAAATTAATATCGCATTTAATAAAACGGGGCTGAGGTGGTTAAGTCTTAAAAGGATAGCCAAATCAACAGCGGGTGAGGAATTCACAAGAATGTGCTAATATATAACTAGATATTTGTTTAGTTACATACAAGACACAAACATTATTGAGATCAGATTAGAGCTTAGAGTGATaaataaacttttaaaaatagcgAGTTGTTCTATCAAGTTTTAGGTTGTTAAGACAATTATTTTTGAACGACTAGTTTTACTGGATCACTAAAAATAATTATGTGCGAAAATGGTCTGGTTTGACAAGTGATAAGGTATATATTCAAAGTAAACAACAGTTAACATGTAACGATTAAATAAAAGTTTGGCAATAATGTAAATTGTGTAAAGTAAGTGAAAAGGATATTTATAGATGTTCAGAAATAACATTTTTATGTCACATCGTCTTCCATTTAGGAAGAAATCTATTAAAAGAATTTGGTTTTACAACTTCTTGTAACAACACATTCCAACTAGCTAGGAGTTGTCGTTGACtaaattgaaatttttattgATCACTTTATATTATCTGGTGTTTAAGAATGTATGTCGGTTCACCATACCACAACACAATAACCAACGGTTGCTTGAATGACTTGATTTTTTAGGATAACACAAAAAGATTCTGGAAAGATATGATATGTTTTGATATGCATGTGATAAATGAGCAACTTGAAGTATGATCTCATAAGTGTGCTAAGACATCTTGAATGAATACATACTTGAAATATGTAAGCTTATAATTGTGATTCAACTCTTTGCATATTCAATCTAGAATCCGTATATTTATTATTGAAAAGCTCCCACAATCgaaaattattttcaatgatcATTTATACTATTACCCGATAAAATGAATTTGTCGCTTTCTGTCACCGTACATAACATTAAATGCTCATTTAATGTTTCTTTGCTTTTCGACTTTTAGCTCATGTCTTCTGGAAATGTTGATAAGAACATAGACGATTTAGAAAACTTTTTGTCATTCGGGAGTTGTTAGAATACTGTATAATAATACTTGAACTAATATATGTTGAACTACCTGAATTTCAGTATCCAATTTGATTTGCTCATTTCTGACCATTAAATTTGGACTATAATGATTATGCTTGCGCAAGGTCAGAAAACAGATGATCTGCAACTTTAGTTTCTTGAGAGGTTAAGCTTCGTCTAACAGTCAGAAAACttgtaattataaataataagcagttgaattttgaaacaaatcgatgtttttattttatttatcagCAAAACTTAATGTAAAAGAAATATTATAACAAACATACTTCTAATcaacaattaaaaaattatagctATCTTGCAGTGAGTGGATCTCTTGTAAGAGGGGTGTCAATTCGGTCGGGTTGGGTCGGGTTGAGCAAtagtattatttaaaaattgcaCAACCCGAACTCGAGCCAACCCAAAAACTCTCAAACTGAATCTGAACCCGATGCAACCCGTATAAcctgattttgaatttttttaaaataaaaaaataataccaaTATTTTactttaaacacataataataaaatcCTCCTCAAagatatgatttaaatttgaaagtctaatcgtagaaaaataaagtatatttactaaatcaaataaacaattgtttaaaaatttaaaaatattcaaaataaatattaaattatgaaaatttatgatataaatataaaataaatattttttaagacatgcaatatataaaaatgttggcagtatttattaattataattttttaaaaaataaaattttcgggTCAACCCGGGTTGACATGAACCCAACCCAACCCAACCCAACCCGATCATTTTTTTCGGGTCATCTATCGGGTCCAATCCGATCTGACCCAAACACGAAACCCCAAATccaaacctgatttttttcgggTTGAACCGTGTCGGGTTGATGGATCGTGTCGAATTTTGACACCCCTGCATTATAATTCTGGTCCTTTACGTAATCAACTTTCAAACTTAGTTGTCATTTCTAGTCTTCGTAATCTTAGTCATTTTCTCGCAAAAGTGCTGAAATGATACTTAATATTACTAACATATTTAACGTCATATCAACACTCCCACTGGAAAAAACTGAAAATGTAAAATAGATATAGATAGCGATAAATATACAAAGGCCAAAGATATACAGAGAtcacatatattttttatacCAAAGGATCGGATTTATACTCTGTAAAGAGaagaataaaatttatatatattttttgaaagtATATACAAAACTTAATATTTCAAAACGAGACACTCGTGTAGTTGGCTCATGGCTGGGCTTGATATCCCGTCATACTCTCCAACATTCCGCCATATGCGTGTTCATCTTGCTCAATTTTCGTGCCACTTTTAAAAGAGACGGAACAAAAACTTTACAAGTGGCATTCTTCTACTTATTATAAATTTACAAATCAATGGAAACGTATTATTGACAAAAATGGTATGCAAAATTACTcaaaaaattttgtgagacagttttACGAATTAATTTTGTAATACGGACAGATCTCCACTTTgtgttattcatgaaaaaaatatttttcatgtaaaaaaatattacttattattataaatatgttcatgattaaCCCGTCTCGCATGATAAACGTCTGTGAGATTGTATCACAAGAAATTTACCACCAAATTTAAGGGCATgaacatttttttaatataaaaaaagtaAACATTATGCTGCGGACTCACTATTAACGAGACCTAATTTAACTTAATTTCTGTGGTTTGCTGCGTTTGTCAAATGAAAAAAAGTCTCGACTAGGTGAGCTAATTAATCTATATATGTTCCATACGTCATAATCTACGTCCCGAAAttaggcaaaaaaaaaaaagaaaaagaaagtaATGAAAAGTCTATAATTTAGAGATGAGTTAGGGATCTAGAATGAATTGAACCAAGTAACGAAGGGTGAGAGTCCGTTCTCCTCAAATATGTATTTTCCCCCTGTCTCGCGTTTTTCAACAAAGTTGAATTGGGACGAATTAAACTAAAAAAATAAGACATTCTATGGTTATATTTGTCATAAAATCCATAGTTTAGACGAGAAATGAAGAATAAATTGGTTGGCTTACGTATACGATTTCGACAGCGATTCCATAAAAATTCTCTGTTTTCTTCCACGAAATGATCCAGCTATTCAACTCTACAGAATTAATTAATGGAATATTGGTTAATAAATTCGagcataatttttaaaaaaatcgtctgcctttgatatttaaaaatttcgTATTGATCGCCTCCACATGCATATACATGTtgatatatgtatgtatgcatgTATATTGTTAGTTGTCTCAAATCGGTTGGATAAATTATTTAGAAATCACATATATGAATTTTGACAATCATCCTCCTTTGAACTAGCTTTTAGGTTGAGTTATGTTCAAGTCCAATTTTAATATGGTATCAAAGTTTAGATTTCACTGTATTGGATTGCTCATAGATAAACTCCTTGAAATTCCATATATAGATTTTGAACAATCCCGGTTCTTTGAACTAGCTTTTTTAGATTTGAATTAGATCCAACTCCAATcttttaacatatatatatatatatatatgtaagtgTTCAGTAATATGTTCATACTATTAAATAAAAAacttattattaattaaataatttaatatgagAATATTTCAAATGCGTGTTTCGTGCACGCCATTCCTTATTTCTTTTTTTCAAGTCAACCCTCGTTCAAATAATTACGTGATAATATTTCGGCTGCCCAATTGCATGATAAAAATCGATTTGTCTTATCAAGAATTAAAACAGAGGAGAACAACAAGAACGACTCGTGAATATTAACATGCTATAGTACTCGTGGGTTTTGTATTTTGAGGAATATGACTTAATATTTAGACAAAAAAACTCCACACCAAATATACTAGAATCGATAAATTaatatgaaattaaaaaaatgtttttcttcatAACCAAATTAGAAATAAATTTTGTTAGTTCCTTTTGAAATAATGATAACTTAAATAAAAAGAATTGAAGTTTTTTAGAAATAAaacaatttgaaaaaaaaaaaagattggaGTCTTAGCATATGTCTTCACGCCAACGTGCGACGGTCTGAATTAACCTTAGCATTGCATTTACAAAGAGTTGAAAAATGACGTTAGTAAGTGCTGACAGTCAATATTAATCCGAAAGGATAAAATTtcagatattattatttttttggcaaaaatttgtgtgagacggtctcataggtCGTATGTCACATGAGATCCACTCTTTTTTTATGAATGGAGGGTTTTTTTCCACTTTTACAAGAATATTCCATGTGTTGTGATTTTGGTATATGATGCGAGTCAATATATTTTAAGAAATTTATAACTCaaaatttctttattttttggtCAAAGTTGTATGTGTTTtaccatataatatattttcGAGCAAAAATCATTTATCCGATACCAACAACTCCAAAGTTGTTCTGTCCCTCCTCTCTATATAAACCAACCATTACTGGAAGAAACTAAACAAAATATAGCTAGCAATGGCATCGAAAACCCTATTCACCGTTCTTCTTCTCTCTATCTTCATTTCATCATCCATTTCTGTAGACTCTGATTCTGCAATAAAATCTTGGTGCAGCCAAACACCGCATCCGCAACCGTGTGAATACTTCTTTTCACACAACCCCAAGTACAAAACCATCAAATCCAAATCCGACTTCTTCAAACTTTCGAAAGAACTCGCCCTAGACCGCTGCTCCCTTGCGCGCAACAACCTACTACCCCTCGGAACAAAGTGCCGTAACCAGCACGAAAAGGCTGCTTGGGCCGACTGTGTAGAACTGTACGAAAGCACCGTACTTAAAATCAACCAGACTGTTGATCCAAACGTGAAATGCTCTCCTGATGATGTCCAGACATGGCTCAGCACGGCCATGACGAATCTCGAGACATGTCGAGCTGGGTTCGTAGAGCTTGGTGTCGCCGACTATGTTTTTCCTATGATGTCAAACAACGTTAGCATGCTACTCAGTAACACACTAGCCTTGAATAATGTCGGCGGAGGGTTTCAGCAGCCGAATTACGAAAAAGGGTTCCCCAAATGGTTGAGGACTGGCGACCGGAAGTTGCTACAGGCGTCCAACCCGAAGGCAAATGTTGTGGTGGCTAAAGATGGTTCCGGCAACTACAAGACGGTAGGCGAGGCCATTTCTGCGGCAGGGTCCGGAAGTGGAAGATATGTGATATATGTGAAGCAAGGTACTTATACAGAAAATGTGAATATTGGAAATAAACTGAAGAACATCATGTTGTTAGGGGATGGGATCGGGAAGACGATCATCACTGGCAGTAAGAGCGTCGGAGGAGGGACCACCACCTTCAACTCGGCCACCGTTGGTAAGTTCAATAACTAATTTTGCATCCCATTTAATCATATGAATTAATTAATGGTGAAAATTTGAGTGTACAAATACTTTTAAAACCTTTGTAGTATTTTATAAatgtaaaaattaaaatacgTGTTCAGACAagatttttgtaaaaaatatatagaaatatttttaaaaaatatgttcaCCAAGTatactttataaataataagtaagatgtgttttttgtttttttttataattttttgaattataaaaacatttttatagAATAGTTGtccaaacatatttttattcttaaaactacttttaaaatttttttaaaaaatatttatgcaaAAACATTTTATAAATTCTTATCAAACAGAGCAttaatataaacatatatacattCTTAATACCTTGTATTGAAGGGAGTTAATTAGACATTAACATACATACGTTCTTAGTCTGACCTTTAATTTCTTGGTCAAGTAAAAAGGTGGAAAGAGTTATtcaataatttataaaaaaaatatttatgtcaAAACATTTTATAAATCCTTATCAAACAGAGCTTTAATATTAACATATGTACGTTCTCAGTACCTTGTAATTAAGGGAATTAATTAGATATTAACATATATACGTTCTTAGTCTAATCTTTAATTTCTCGGTCAAGTAAAAGGTTGAAagagttatttaataatttaaattataagCAAGAAAAAGGATCTCTTACATCTAGATGAACACGATCACTAAGATTTCGTCTCCTctctttaatatatttttaaagggaATTTACGTAACATGACTATATCTATATTTTAAATACGGAGGGTGGATTATATATATttcttaaataataaatatttcgcATCAATTTTAGAGACATTTTAAATTGGAAGGAAATAGCTAGCCAGGTTGGGATCATCCGTGGAAATGGATGACAATATAAGAAGAATGCGACAGCTTTTGTAGGCATTgactttaatatatatttaaaagtaTTGATGCAGAcagtatttaaaaaaatatgacaaTATCTGACTTCGAAATAGGATTCGTTAAAAAGTACAATTACATGTGGACAATTAGCCAACATACCCCTTGTAAGTTGTGACACGAAGACGTATTGCCCAGGTAGAAGACCAATATAATATGCACAAGTTAACCAACATACTCCatcaataatatatatatatatattgtaaacTCCTTTGAAAAAATCTAGttataaatgtaaaaataaaaCTACTACCTTCGAACTAGCTAGCTAATTATGTTATTAGAGTTAAAttacttaatttaatttaaaattttatggtaTATTAATCTGCAGCTGTCACTGGTGATGGATTTATTGCTCGAGGAATCACCTTTAGAAACACTGCGGGAGCCGGAAACCACCAGGCGGTCGCCCTCCGATCTGGGTCGGATCTCTCTGTATTCTATCAATGCGGTTTCGAGGGATACCAAGACACACTCTATGTTCACTCTGAACGACAGTTTTATAAAGAATGTGACATATATGGAACGGTGGACTTCATATTTGGTAACGCTGCTGTGGTACTCCAAGATTGCAACTTATACCCAAGAAAACCCCCGAACAAGATAAATACCGTGACGGCTCAAGGTCGGACTGACCCGAACCAAAACACCGGGATATCCATTCATAATTCTCAGGTCACGGCTTCTTCGGAACTTAAACCGGTTCAAAGCTCCGTGAAGACTTATTTGGGACGTCCGTGGCAGAAATACTCGCGCACGGTGTTCATGAAGACTTCCTTGGACAGTTTGATCGACCCAGCGGGTTGGATGCCGTGGGACGGGAACTTTGCCTTGGATACCTTGTATTATGGAGAGTATGCGAATACAGGTTCGGGTTCATCCACTGCcaatcgaatcaaatggaagggttATCACGTGATCACTAGTGCGACTGAGGCATCTAAATTTACCGTCGGGAATTTTATTGCTGGGAACTCTTGGTTGCCGGGGACTAATGTGCCATTCACTTCTGGTCTTTAAATATTTACCATATATATTTTGACGATATTattgttatttatattattCTTTATTTCACAAAAGTTGTAGTCAATTGTATTCTTGaattttaataaaatgcattattataaagaattaaattttctttaaatttattatttggtCGCATCAGGCGATCAATTTAATATGACTAATGATACGTTGAACGACACCAATCATAAAATTCTACATGTCAAAAACCATTTTGCCATGTTAGAAAATTCCAATCAACCCAATAGTATAACCAATTACATAAATATGTGTCGaattctttattatttaaaatttaaatcaaatattttcaaggcaaaaacttgtgtgagacggtctcacgggtcatattcgtgagacggatctcttatttgggtcacccatgaaaaagtattactttttatgctaagagtattactttttattgtgaatatgggtagggttgacccgtctcacggattatgatccgtgagacggtctcacatgagactcactctatttTCAATAGGATGATTCTCCACATGGGCTTTGCGATTATCTCCACATGGGCTTTCTTGCAATGTTTACATGCAAGAGAATACAATTAATtactataaatttttttatttgtgtCTTTGTTTATTCATATGATTTCTTGTAATattaaaaagaaagaaagaaagaaagaaagttaTTCGCTTTTGTTTAATGGTAAAAGGCATTCAAATTTTAATGATCTTTGTAGCTAACTCTATGCCTTCAACCTTATTATAATTCACACAATTAATTATATTCAATACCTAATTATGTTAAAATTGAACTTGGATCTTACTCAACCTCAACAGCTAGCTCAATGAGTTATATTGTCCAGGACCATATACACAACTCATAGGGATTTTCCCGATGTGAGACAACTAACAAATTATGATTGCACCTTTTAAGCTTTGATATTTACATGCCTTCTAAAAAACGTAATCGGTGCAATTTATGTATAAAACAATATTAATAAGCAACGTAAATAGAATTTTAGAATTGAAAAATGATTAATTATATCATTATTACTTATATGTAATTATGAACTTGAAAATTTTAGATTAATATAGTTCAAAAATTATCGACAACAGTGTTATTCTTTCTATGTTAGATAACTCAtttcatataaatttttaatagttttaaaattgaattatgttttaaatttcagttaataaattatattttgaatttattgGCTGTGATCGTTAAATAATTAaggaataataaaatataatagcaTGGAGATGAGAATTCCGACAAATATAAAACTATATGATTTTAAAaccataattattttttttaaaattaaaaaaaaaagtaaatgaACTTTTTCTTCCAGATATCAGCATACTTGTTTAgttaaatttttctttccaaaaaCAATTAATCTACATCGAAATGAACTATGGTCAGTTTAGACTTTATCGTGTTAAAAGGCGAGATAATGAATATTTTAGATTGGGGAAAGATCTAAGCCCGGCCTAGCTCTATGGATTTGGTATGTTTGGTATACATTGATGaattcatttcaaatttttaatgGGGATGGGAAATTATTAAAGCTAAGCTATAATAGTAAATTTTTTGTGAGATCACAGTCTTATGGATACGGGTTAAAT
This region of Primulina eburnea isolate SZY01 chromosome 14, ASM2296580v1, whole genome shotgun sequence genomic DNA includes:
- the LOC140812450 gene encoding probable pectinesterase/pectinesterase inhibitor 17, which encodes MASKTLFTVLLLSIFISSSISVDSDSAIKSWCSQTPHPQPCEYFFSHNPKYKTIKSKSDFFKLSKELALDRCSLARNNLLPLGTKCRNQHEKAAWADCVELYESTVLKINQTVDPNVKCSPDDVQTWLSTAMTNLETCRAGFVELGVADYVFPMMSNNVSMLLSNTLALNNVGGGFQQPNYEKGFPKWLRTGDRKLLQASNPKANVVVAKDGSGNYKTVGEAISAAGSGSGRYVIYVKQGTYTENVNIGNKLKNIMLLGDGIGKTIITGSKSVGGGTTTFNSATVAVTGDGFIARGITFRNTAGAGNHQAVALRSGSDLSVFYQCGFEGYQDTLYVHSERQFYKECDIYGTVDFIFGNAAVVLQDCNLYPRKPPNKINTVTAQGRTDPNQNTGISIHNSQVTASSELKPVQSSVKTYLGRPWQKYSRTVFMKTSLDSLIDPAGWMPWDGNFALDTLYYGEYANTGSGSSTANRIKWKGYHVITSATEASKFTVGNFIAGNSWLPGTNVPFTSGL